Proteins found in one Bombus terrestris chromosome 1, iyBomTerr1.2, whole genome shotgun sequence genomic segment:
- the LOC100644993 gene encoding membrane-associated guanylate kinase, WW and PDZ domain-containing protein 1 isoform X5 yields MATKTEDTTSIDNTNDGESMDKEVLAISGNDETNHRIPPTYLYNSGSEQNTGISNQEQSNRNRTQATEDQLGPLPPNWEKAYTDTGEVYFIDHNTGTSHWLDPRLSKFQKRSLEECLDDELPYGWEKIDDTLYGTYFIDHVNRRTQYENPVLQAKRAQQSLGERKSPNFTRNPDKLKGQKIRTTLIKSSRGLGFTIVGGDDSVEEFLQIKSVVPNGPAWLDGKLQTGDVLVYVNDTCVLGFTHNEMVNVFKSISSGETVALEVCRGYPLPFDPNDPNTEVVTTIAVNAPDILTEDPRMYMDLDPTLQSNGRFNFLDSTFLPVHSLQNGENLATTSVNSMPDLCISDKINTIKRPSSTDILLSESSDLNDCKDSSMSSKSEFLSIAIVKGTMGFGFTIADSAHGQKVKKILDRQRCKNLMEGDILVNINDINVRNMCHSEVVQVLKDCARNEEALIHVQRTTSKSNEKKEKNSQDFFRSKTPTADIYSTQTKTVVPSRPKTPLIDTRNRPKSPPGAIRSNWNEQNENELNPLDNRYKYSEYTHSMYYNDPYKANITNLSDNFVTMTNLDDDSVRNSAKRDWVTNDKLNINNDVYSIDIPHHDNMLKQNGCLHSDYYKDLYTSQSHSQYSEQDYNVYSIGQEQNVDTGEIWDKRKETTSFEHEQPHSSSIPRYPQYSNELVCPIVPDIEWIETLVTLVRQDTGFGFRIVGGTEEGSQQVSVGHIVPGGAADLDNRLNTGDLIMSVDGESVMNSSHHHVVQLMIAAAQNGRVTLGIRRRINTQEHLPENLQTHYNRQMNLQYPYDVTVTRMENEGFGFVIISSVNKAGSTIGRIIEGSPAERCGRLNVGDHILAVNHVDITNVCHKDIVNLIKDSGYSVTLTIGYPLDDCCSNTSLSQKDEPTCDGDGGQYHAVELTRGTRGFGFSIRGGREFQNMPLFVLQIAENGPASIDNRLRVGDQIIEINGINTKNMTHTEAIEIIRNGGPSVRLLVRRGCQMPSV; encoded by the exons ATGGCTACAAAAACAGAAGATACAACATCTATTGATAATACTAATGATG GAGAGAGTATGGACAAAGAAGTATTAGCAATTAGTGGAAATGATGAAACTAATCATCGCATTCCACCAACATATTTGTATAATTCGGGTTCTGAACAAAATACAGGAATATCCAATCAGGAACAAAGTAATAGAAATCGTACTCAAGCTACAGAAGATCAATTAGGACCTCTACCACCAAATTGGGAGAAAGCTTACACAGACACAGGAGAAGTTTATTTTATaga TCACAATACAGGCACTTCTCACTGGTTAGACCCACGTTTATCTAAATTTCAAAAAAGGTCTCTTGAAGAATGTTTGGATGATGAATTACCTTATGGTTGGGAAAAAATAGATGATACTCTTTATGGTACATATTTTATTGATCATGTAAATCGTAGAACTCAATATGAAAATCCTGTATTGCAAGCCAAAAGGGCACAACAAAGTttgggagaaagaaagagtccTAACTTCACAAGAAATCCTGATAAACTAAAAGGCCAGAAAATCAGAACAACTTTGATAAAAAGTTCAAGAGGATTAGGATTTACAATTGTTGGTGGAGATGACTCAGTTGaggaatttttacaaattaagagTGTGGTACCAAATGGTCCAGCATGGTTAGATGGAAAATTACAAACTG GGGATGTGCTGGTATATGTTAATGATACCTGTGTTTTGGGTTTTACACATAATGAAATGGTTAATGTTTTTAAATCAATTAGCAGTGGTGAAACTGTTGCATTGGAAGTGTGTCGTGGTTATCCATTGCCATTTGACCCAAATGACCCAAATACAGAAGTGGTTACAACTATTGCTGTTAATGCACCAG ATATTTTAACAGAAGATCCGAGAATGTATATGGATTTAGACCCTACTCTACAAAGTAATGGTCGTTTCAATTTCTTGGATTCTACATTCTTACCAGTACATAGTCTTCAAAATGGTGAAAACCTTGCCACTACTTCTGTCAACTCAATGCCAGATCTTTGTATTTCGGATAAGATTAATACAATTAAGAGACCTAGTAGTACAGATATTTTATTGTCTGAAAGCAGTGATTTGAATGACTGTAAAGACTCATCAATGTCTTCCAAATCAGAATTTCTCAGTATTGCGATTGTAAAGGGTACCATGGGATTTGGATTTACAATAGCAGATTCAGCTCATGGTCagaaagttaaaaaaattttagATCGCCAACGTTGTAAAAATTTGATGGAAGGTGATATTTTAGTCAATATAAATGATATTAACGTGAGAAACATGTGTCACTCAGAAGTGGTACAAGTGTTGAAAGATTGTGCTCGCAATGAAGAAGCATTGATACATGTACAGAGAACAACATCCAAAtcaaatgaaaagaaagaaaaaaattcacaGGACTTCTTTAGAAGTAAAACACCGACGGCTGATATTTATAGCACTCAAACAAAGACTGTTGTACCAAGTCGACCAAAAACTCCACTTATCGATACCAGAAATCGTCCAAAGTCCCCACCCGGTGCGATCAGATCAAACTGGAATGAACAAAACGAAAATGAATTAAATCCACTCGATAATCGATACAAATATTCAGAATACACGCATAGCATGTATTACAATGATCCATATAAagcaaatattacaaatttatctgACAACTTTGTTACAATGACAAACTTAGATGATGATTCTGTAAGAAATAGCGCAAAAAGAGATTGGGTTACAaacgataaattaaatataaataatgatgtATATTCTATTGATATACCTCACCACGATAACATGTTGAAACAAAATGGATGTTTACATTCAGACTATTATAAAGATTTGTATACATCACAATCTCATTCTCAATATAGTGAACAAGATTATAATGTATATTCTATTGGTCAGGAACAAAATGTTGATACTGGTGAAATATGGGATAAACGGAAAGAGACTACCAGTTTTGAGCATGAACAACCACATTCCAGTTCGATACCGCG gtATCCTCAATATAGCAACGAGTTAGTGTGCCCAATTGTGCCTGATATAGAATGGATAGAGACACTGGTAACTTTAGTAAGACAAGATACAGGATTTGGATTTAGAATAGTTGGTGGTACCGAGGAAGGATCTCAA CAGGTTTCAGTTGGACATATTGTACCAGGTGGTGCAGCAGACTTAGATAACAGATTAAATACAGGTGATCTAATTATGTCCGTCGATGGTGAGAGTGTTATGAATTCATCACATCATCACGTTGTTCAATTAATGATAGCTGCCGCTCAAAATGGTAGAGTCACTCTAGGAATTCGTCGTCGAATTAACACCCAAGAACATCTTCCAGAAAATCTTCAAACTCACTATAATAGACAAATGAATCTCCAATATCCTTATGACGTGACGGTTACTAGAATGGAAAATGAAGGTTTTGGTTTTGTTATCATTTCCTCAGTTAATAAAGCCGGTTCGACGATAGGTAGAATAATCGAAGGTTCACCCGCGGAAAGATGCGGCCGATTAAATGTTGGCGATCATATTCTTGCCGTCAATCATGTAGATATTACAAATGTTTGTCATAAAGACATTgtgaatttaattaaagattcgGGTTATTCCGTTACGTTGACAATTGGTTATCCTCTTGATGATTGTTGTAGTAATACGTCTTTATCTCAAAAG GATGAACCAACATGTGATGGAGATGGAGGTCAATATCATGCTGTGGAATTGACTCGTGGAACTAGAGGATTTGGTTTCAGTATTCGTGGAGGACGCGAATTTCAAAACATGCCATTATTTGTGTTACAAATTGCAGAAAATGGTCCGGCATCTATTGATAATCGATTAAGA gTTGGTgatcaaataattgaaataaatggaattaatactaaaaatatgACACATACAGAAGCTATTGAAATTATACGAAACGGTGGACCATCCGTTCGACTTTTAGTTCGACGCGGTTGTCAGATGCCTTCAGTG TGA
- the LOC100644993 gene encoding membrane-associated guanylate kinase, WW and PDZ domain-containing protein 1 isoform X2, which produces MATKTEDTTSIDNTNDGESMDKEVLAISGNDETNHRIPPTYLYNSGSEQNTGISNQEQSNRNRTQATEDQLGPLPPNWEKAYTDTGEVYFIDHNTGTSHWLDPRLSKFQKRSLEECLDDELPYGWEKIDDTLYGTYFIDHVNRRTQYENPVLQAKRAQQSLGERKSPNFTRNPDKLKGQKIRTTLIKSSRGLGFTIVGGDDSVEEFLQIKSVVPNGPAWLDGKLQTGDVLVYVNDTCVLGFTHNEMVNVFKSISSGETVALEVCRGYPLPFDPNDPNTEVVTTIAVNAPDILTEDPRMYMDLDPTLQSNGRFNFLDSTFLPVHSLQNGENLATTSVNSMPDLCISDKINTIKRPSSTDILLSESSDLNDCKDSSMSSKSEFLSIAIVKGTMGFGFTIADSAHGQKVKKILDRQRCKNLMEGDILVNINDINVRNMCHSEVVQVLKDCARNEEALIHVQRTTSKSNEKKEKNSQDFFRSKTPTADIYSTQTKTVVPSRPKTPLIDTRNRPKSPPGAIRSNWNEQNENELNPLDNRYKYSEYTHSMYYNDPYKANITNLSDNFVTMTNLDDDSVRNSAKRDWVTNDKLNINNDVYSIDIPHHDNMLKQNGCLHSDYYKDLYTSQSHSQYSEQDYNVYSIGQEQNVDTGEIWDKRKETTSFEHEQPHSSSIPRYPQYSNELVCPIVPDIEWIETLVTLVRQDTGFGFRIVGGTEEGSQVSVGHIVPGGAADLDNRLNTGDLIMSVDGESVMNSSHHHVVQLMIAAAQNGRVTLGIRRRINTQEHLPENLQTHYNRQMNLQYPYDVTVTRMENEGFGFVIISSVNKAGSTIGRIIEGSPAERCGRLNVGDHILAVNHVDITNVCHKDIVNLIKDSGYSVTLTIGYPLDDCCSNTSLSQKDEPTCDGDGGQYHAVELTRGTRGFGFSIRGGREFQNMPLFVLQIAENGPASIDNRLRVGDQIIEINGINTKNMTHTEAIEIIRNGGPSVRLLVRRGCQMPSVVGALPHLYDMNI; this is translated from the exons ATGGCTACAAAAACAGAAGATACAACATCTATTGATAATACTAATGATG GAGAGAGTATGGACAAAGAAGTATTAGCAATTAGTGGAAATGATGAAACTAATCATCGCATTCCACCAACATATTTGTATAATTCGGGTTCTGAACAAAATACAGGAATATCCAATCAGGAACAAAGTAATAGAAATCGTACTCAAGCTACAGAAGATCAATTAGGACCTCTACCACCAAATTGGGAGAAAGCTTACACAGACACAGGAGAAGTTTATTTTATaga TCACAATACAGGCACTTCTCACTGGTTAGACCCACGTTTATCTAAATTTCAAAAAAGGTCTCTTGAAGAATGTTTGGATGATGAATTACCTTATGGTTGGGAAAAAATAGATGATACTCTTTATGGTACATATTTTATTGATCATGTAAATCGTAGAACTCAATATGAAAATCCTGTATTGCAAGCCAAAAGGGCACAACAAAGTttgggagaaagaaagagtccTAACTTCACAAGAAATCCTGATAAACTAAAAGGCCAGAAAATCAGAACAACTTTGATAAAAAGTTCAAGAGGATTAGGATTTACAATTGTTGGTGGAGATGACTCAGTTGaggaatttttacaaattaagagTGTGGTACCAAATGGTCCAGCATGGTTAGATGGAAAATTACAAACTG GGGATGTGCTGGTATATGTTAATGATACCTGTGTTTTGGGTTTTACACATAATGAAATGGTTAATGTTTTTAAATCAATTAGCAGTGGTGAAACTGTTGCATTGGAAGTGTGTCGTGGTTATCCATTGCCATTTGACCCAAATGACCCAAATACAGAAGTGGTTACAACTATTGCTGTTAATGCACCAG ATATTTTAACAGAAGATCCGAGAATGTATATGGATTTAGACCCTACTCTACAAAGTAATGGTCGTTTCAATTTCTTGGATTCTACATTCTTACCAGTACATAGTCTTCAAAATGGTGAAAACCTTGCCACTACTTCTGTCAACTCAATGCCAGATCTTTGTATTTCGGATAAGATTAATACAATTAAGAGACCTAGTAGTACAGATATTTTATTGTCTGAAAGCAGTGATTTGAATGACTGTAAAGACTCATCAATGTCTTCCAAATCAGAATTTCTCAGTATTGCGATTGTAAAGGGTACCATGGGATTTGGATTTACAATAGCAGATTCAGCTCATGGTCagaaagttaaaaaaattttagATCGCCAACGTTGTAAAAATTTGATGGAAGGTGATATTTTAGTCAATATAAATGATATTAACGTGAGAAACATGTGTCACTCAGAAGTGGTACAAGTGTTGAAAGATTGTGCTCGCAATGAAGAAGCATTGATACATGTACAGAGAACAACATCCAAAtcaaatgaaaagaaagaaaaaaattcacaGGACTTCTTTAGAAGTAAAACACCGACGGCTGATATTTATAGCACTCAAACAAAGACTGTTGTACCAAGTCGACCAAAAACTCCACTTATCGATACCAGAAATCGTCCAAAGTCCCCACCCGGTGCGATCAGATCAAACTGGAATGAACAAAACGAAAATGAATTAAATCCACTCGATAATCGATACAAATATTCAGAATACACGCATAGCATGTATTACAATGATCCATATAAagcaaatattacaaatttatctgACAACTTTGTTACAATGACAAACTTAGATGATGATTCTGTAAGAAATAGCGCAAAAAGAGATTGGGTTACAaacgataaattaaatataaataatgatgtATATTCTATTGATATACCTCACCACGATAACATGTTGAAACAAAATGGATGTTTACATTCAGACTATTATAAAGATTTGTATACATCACAATCTCATTCTCAATATAGTGAACAAGATTATAATGTATATTCTATTGGTCAGGAACAAAATGTTGATACTGGTGAAATATGGGATAAACGGAAAGAGACTACCAGTTTTGAGCATGAACAACCACATTCCAGTTCGATACCGCG gtATCCTCAATATAGCAACGAGTTAGTGTGCCCAATTGTGCCTGATATAGAATGGATAGAGACACTGGTAACTTTAGTAAGACAAGATACAGGATTTGGATTTAGAATAGTTGGTGGTACCGAGGAAGGATCTCAA GTTTCAGTTGGACATATTGTACCAGGTGGTGCAGCAGACTTAGATAACAGATTAAATACAGGTGATCTAATTATGTCCGTCGATGGTGAGAGTGTTATGAATTCATCACATCATCACGTTGTTCAATTAATGATAGCTGCCGCTCAAAATGGTAGAGTCACTCTAGGAATTCGTCGTCGAATTAACACCCAAGAACATCTTCCAGAAAATCTTCAAACTCACTATAATAGACAAATGAATCTCCAATATCCTTATGACGTGACGGTTACTAGAATGGAAAATGAAGGTTTTGGTTTTGTTATCATTTCCTCAGTTAATAAAGCCGGTTCGACGATAGGTAGAATAATCGAAGGTTCACCCGCGGAAAGATGCGGCCGATTAAATGTTGGCGATCATATTCTTGCCGTCAATCATGTAGATATTACAAATGTTTGTCATAAAGACATTgtgaatttaattaaagattcgGGTTATTCCGTTACGTTGACAATTGGTTATCCTCTTGATGATTGTTGTAGTAATACGTCTTTATCTCAAAAG GATGAACCAACATGTGATGGAGATGGAGGTCAATATCATGCTGTGGAATTGACTCGTGGAACTAGAGGATTTGGTTTCAGTATTCGTGGAGGACGCGAATTTCAAAACATGCCATTATTTGTGTTACAAATTGCAGAAAATGGTCCGGCATCTATTGATAATCGATTAAGA gTTGGTgatcaaataattgaaataaatggaattaatactaaaaatatgACACATACAGAAGCTATTGAAATTATACGAAACGGTGGACCATCCGTTCGACTTTTAGTTCGACGCGGTTGTCAGATGCCTTCAGTGGTAGGTGCTCTTCCACACCTCTACGATATGAATATATGA